In Streptomyces sp. SN-593, a single genomic region encodes these proteins:
- a CDS encoding cell division protein SepF, translated as MGSVRRASAWLGLVDDNGGEGYYDEEYADYGEGPERADTWVTDPRVRVATESAEEEGRRIATVTPDGFRDARGIGELFRAGVPVIVNLTAMEPSDAKRVVDFAAGLTFGLRGSIERVATRVFLLTPADYSVMNADSRRGGDGFFNQN; from the coding sequence ATGGGTTCTGTTCGACGGGCGAGTGCCTGGCTTGGCCTCGTCGACGACAACGGCGGCGAGGGTTACTACGACGAGGAGTACGCCGACTACGGCGAGGGCCCGGAGCGCGCCGACACGTGGGTGACCGACCCGCGGGTTCGGGTCGCCACCGAGTCGGCCGAGGAAGAGGGCCGGCGGATCGCCACGGTGACGCCCGACGGCTTCCGTGACGCGCGCGGCATCGGCGAGCTCTTCCGCGCCGGCGTCCCGGTGATCGTCAACCTCACCGCGATGGAGCCCTCCGACGCCAAGCGCGTGGTCGACTTCGCCGCCGGGCTGACCTTCGGCCTGCGCGGCTCCATCGAGCGGGTGGCCACCCGGGTGTTCCTGCTCACCCCGGCCGACTACTCCGTGATGAACGCCGACTCCCGCCGCGGCGGCGACGGCTTCTTCAACCAGAACTGA
- a CDS encoding acyl-CoA dehydrogenase family protein: MPHAAKAPFDPHDPLGLDDLLTAEDRAVRETVRGWAADRVLPHVAGWYERGELPEVRELARELGSIGALGMQLDGYGCAGASAVQYGLACLELEAADSGIRSLVSVQGSLAMYAVHRFGSDAQKERWLPSMAAGEVIGCFGLTEPDHGSDPAGMRTRAVRDGSDWVLDGRKMWITNGSVAGVAVVWAATEEGVRGFVVPTDAPGFSAPEIRHKWSLRASVTSELVLDGVRLPADAVLPEVTGLRGPLSCLNHARYGIVWGAMGAARSSFEAALAYAGEREQFGRPIGGFQLTQAKLADMAVELHKGILLAHHLGQRMDAGTLRPEQVSFGKLNNVREAIEICRTARTILGANGISLEYPVMRHATNLESVLTYEGTVEMHQLVLGKALTGIDAFRG; this comes from the coding sequence ATGCCGCACGCCGCGAAGGCGCCCTTCGACCCGCACGACCCGCTGGGTCTGGACGACCTGCTCACCGCCGAGGACCGCGCGGTGCGCGAGACCGTACGCGGCTGGGCCGCCGACCGGGTGCTGCCCCACGTGGCGGGCTGGTACGAGCGCGGCGAGCTGCCCGAGGTCCGCGAACTGGCCCGCGAACTCGGCTCCATCGGCGCCCTCGGCATGCAACTGGACGGTTACGGCTGCGCGGGCGCGAGCGCGGTGCAGTACGGCCTGGCCTGCCTGGAGTTGGAGGCCGCCGACTCCGGCATCCGCTCACTGGTGTCGGTGCAGGGTTCGCTCGCCATGTACGCCGTCCACCGCTTCGGCTCCGACGCCCAGAAGGAGCGCTGGCTGCCGTCGATGGCCGCGGGCGAGGTGATCGGCTGCTTCGGGCTGACCGAGCCCGACCACGGCTCCGACCCGGCCGGCATGCGCACCCGCGCGGTCCGGGACGGCTCGGACTGGGTGCTCGACGGCCGCAAGATGTGGATCACCAACGGCTCGGTCGCCGGGGTGGCCGTGGTCTGGGCCGCGACGGAGGAGGGGGTGCGCGGCTTCGTCGTCCCCACCGACGCCCCCGGGTTCTCCGCACCCGAGATCCGCCACAAGTGGAGCCTGCGCGCCTCGGTCACCAGCGAACTGGTGCTGGACGGCGTACGGCTGCCCGCGGACGCGGTGCTGCCCGAGGTCACCGGCCTGCGCGGTCCGCTGAGCTGCCTCAACCACGCGCGCTACGGCATCGTGTGGGGCGCGATGGGCGCGGCACGGTCCAGTTTCGAGGCGGCGCTGGCGTACGCGGGCGAGCGTGAGCAGTTCGGACGGCCGATCGGGGGCTTCCAGCTCACCCAGGCCAAGCTGGCCGACATGGCGGTCGAACTCCACAAGGGGATCCTGCTGGCGCACCACCTCGGGCAGCGGATGGACGCGGGCACGCTGCGCCCGGAGCAGGTCAGCTTCGGCAAGCTCAACAACGTGCGCGAGGCGATCGAGATCTGCCGCACCGCGCGCACGATCCTGGGCGCCAACGGCATCTCGCTGGAGTACCCGGTGATGCGGCACGCGACCAACCTGGAGTCCGTGCTGACCTACGAGGGCACCGTGGAGATGCACCAGCTCGTGCTGGGCAAGGCGCTCACCGGGATCGACGCCTTCCGCGGGTGA
- a CDS encoding MFS transporter — translation MTRQAGRWTILVVLCASLLIVALDATVLHVAVPALTEDLRPGSQDLLWIVDVYPLIAASLLILFGTLGDRIGHRRVLLIGYALFGAASALAAFAPTPDILIAARGLLGAGGAMIMPATLSILRQVFPDRRERATAIGVWSAVAAVGAAVGPVLGGFLVEHFWWGSVFLVNIPLMAVMLPLGRMLLPDSRGCADGPWDVVGAATAALGILGAVFGVKRFGAGAAPLAPSVWVPLLLGLALLVYFVRRQRRLAHPLIDVRMFAQAAFSTSVGCIVLAMLALVGLELIAVQYLQLVLGLSPLDTGLRLLPLTFAAMAGGLAGSRALARFGPRRMVGGGFLLTALAVLSLTAMGQQDRPGLLTVVFVVLGFGLEATLFGSYESMLSQAPAYRAGGAAAVGETAYQLGAGLGIALLGSVMNAVYAPHARGIGAADTTAAGQSLGGAYDVADRVGGAPGAALRTAARHSFVHGLHVTLVVSAVLLLSGAWAARRLPRGMECVADAAPGAGAGAGLRQGNRPGPEAAPGSGAAELPWPVRADRSAGRSTAAPSGAVRSGRARD, via the coding sequence ATGACGCGGCAGGCCGGCCGCTGGACCATCCTCGTCGTGCTGTGCGCGAGCCTGCTGATCGTCGCGCTGGACGCCACCGTGCTGCACGTGGCGGTGCCCGCACTCACCGAGGACCTGCGGCCCGGCTCCCAGGACCTGCTGTGGATCGTCGACGTGTACCCGCTGATCGCCGCGTCGCTGCTGATCCTCTTCGGCACCCTCGGGGACCGGATCGGCCACCGCCGGGTGCTGCTGATCGGCTACGCGCTCTTCGGCGCCGCCTCCGCGCTGGCCGCCTTCGCGCCCACCCCGGACATCCTGATCGCCGCGCGCGGCCTGCTCGGCGCCGGCGGTGCGATGATCATGCCCGCCACACTCTCCATCCTGCGGCAGGTCTTCCCCGACCGGCGCGAGCGGGCGACCGCGATCGGGGTGTGGAGCGCGGTGGCCGCCGTCGGGGCGGCGGTCGGGCCGGTGCTCGGCGGCTTCCTGGTGGAGCACTTCTGGTGGGGCTCGGTCTTCCTGGTCAACATCCCGCTGATGGCCGTGATGCTGCCGCTCGGCCGGATGCTGCTGCCCGACTCGCGCGGCTGCGCCGACGGACCCTGGGACGTGGTCGGTGCCGCCACCGCCGCGCTCGGCATCCTCGGCGCCGTCTTCGGCGTCAAGCGGTTCGGCGCCGGCGCGGCCCCGCTGGCCCCCTCGGTCTGGGTGCCGCTGCTGCTCGGCCTGGCCCTCCTGGTGTACTTCGTCCGCCGCCAGCGCCGCCTCGCGCACCCGCTGATCGACGTGCGGATGTTCGCCCAGGCGGCGTTCTCCACGTCGGTGGGCTGCATCGTGCTGGCCATGCTGGCGCTGGTCGGGCTGGAGCTCATCGCGGTGCAGTACCTCCAACTGGTGCTCGGGTTGAGTCCGCTGGACACCGGGCTGCGCCTGCTGCCGCTCACCTTCGCCGCGATGGCCGGCGGGCTGGCGGGTTCCCGGGCGCTGGCCCGCTTCGGGCCGCGCCGGATGGTCGGCGGCGGCTTCCTGCTCACCGCGCTGGCGGTGCTGTCGCTGACCGCGATGGGGCAGCAGGACCGCCCCGGACTGCTCACCGTCGTCTTCGTCGTGCTGGGCTTCGGCCTGGAGGCCACGCTGTTCGGGTCGTACGAGTCGATGCTCAGCCAGGCCCCGGCCTACCGGGCGGGTGGCGCGGCCGCGGTCGGCGAGACCGCCTACCAGCTCGGCGCCGGGCTCGGCATCGCGCTGCTCGGCAGCGTGATGAACGCCGTCTACGCGCCGCACGCCCGCGGCATCGGCGCCGCCGACACCACTGCGGCCGGCCAGTCGCTGGGCGGGGCGTACGACGTGGCCGACCGGGTCGGCGGCGCTCCGGGCGCGGCGCTGCGCACGGCCGCGCGTCACTCGTTCGTGCACGGCCTGCACGTGACGCTCGTGGTGAGCGCGGTGCTGCTGCTGTCGGGGGCGTGGGCGGCGCGGCGGCTGCCGCGCGGGATGGAGTGCGTGGCGGACGCGGCCCCCGGGGCCGGGGCCGGCGCCGGACTTCGGCAGGGGAACCGCCCGGGGCCGGAGGCCGCGCCCGGGTCCGGGGCCGCGGAACTGCCCTGGCCGGTGCGGGCGGATCGCTCGGCCGGGCGTTCCACGGCCGCGCCCTCGGGCGCCGTACGCTCTGGACGGGCGCGGGACTGA
- a CDS encoding phosphatase PAP2 family protein, translating into MRTDNGPDLAAERPASRGLPRMSRTRVWLFALTVASYVAIVVGVITTSKLVTLDWQVMLWRPYKQWPQIHAFLDYFVVLGQRGPTAVMVLAWLGWRAWRHRTLHPLLVLGTSLLLLNITVGAVKYGLGRLGPHYATTVGSAEMFAGGDIFPSGHTANAVVTWGVLAYLATTPRARRWGSIASALLALGVGATTVYLGTHWVSDVLLGWAAGLLILLALPWFEPFMSRAEEWITGTWARFRARRAAPRTQPPAAPAGPARPGRGSGEGEPDRETVGTAAQVAASAGAAGAAPTGPAPAAASAPKPAPAASPTGTGSGHAAGRPPTVRGERTPPGAVGARRRPVDRQIMRPVPPLSQASTAARGPRPR; encoded by the coding sequence GTGCGAACCGATAACGGGCCCGACCTCGCGGCGGAGCGACCGGCGAGCCGTGGCCTGCCGCGGATGAGTCGAACACGTGTGTGGCTGTTCGCCCTCACCGTCGCCTCCTACGTCGCGATCGTCGTCGGCGTGATCACCACCTCGAAGCTGGTGACGCTCGACTGGCAGGTCATGCTGTGGCGCCCCTACAAGCAGTGGCCGCAGATCCACGCCTTCCTGGACTACTTCGTGGTCCTGGGGCAGCGCGGCCCCACCGCCGTGATGGTGCTCGCCTGGCTGGGCTGGCGCGCCTGGCGCCACCGCACCCTGCACCCCCTCCTGGTGCTCGGCACCTCCCTGCTGCTGCTCAACATCACCGTGGGGGCCGTGAAATACGGCCTCGGCCGGCTCGGTCCGCATTACGCGACGACGGTCGGCTCCGCGGAGATGTTCGCCGGCGGCGATATATTCCCTTCCGGGCATACCGCCAACGCGGTGGTGACCTGGGGCGTACTGGCCTATCTCGCCACAACTCCCCGCGCCCGCCGCTGGGGTTCGATCGCCAGCGCGCTGCTGGCGCTCGGGGTCGGCGCGACGACCGTCTACCTGGGAACCCACTGGGTGAGCGACGTGCTGCTGGGCTGGGCGGCGGGGCTGCTGATCCTGCTGGCGCTGCCGTGGTTCGAGCCCTTCATGTCCCGCGCGGAGGAGTGGATCACCGGCACCTGGGCCCGGTTCCGCGCCCGGCGCGCCGCCCCGCGGACGCAACCCCCGGCCGCCCCGGCCGGCCCCGCCCGGCCCGGCCGGGGCAGCGGGGAGGGCGAGCCGGACCGCGAGACGGTGGGCACGGCCGCGCAGGTCGCCGCGTCCGCCGGCGCCGCGGGTGCCGCCCCGACCGGTCCGGCACCTGCCGCCGCGAGCGCCCCGAAGCCCGCTCCGGCGGCCTCACCGACGGGCACGGGCAGCGGCCACGCCGCCGGCCGGCCGCCCACGGTGCGCGGCGAGCGCACCCCTCCCGGCGCGGTCGGCGCCCGCCGGCGGCCGGTGGACCGGCAGATCATGCGCCCGGTGCCGCCGCTCAGCCAAGCCAGCACCGCTGCACGCGGCCCTCGGCCACGATGA
- a CDS encoding I78 family peptidase inhibitor — translation MGPLPNPHDRNPDDDLDAYRGLTREEAEARARERGWTTVRSLPPGTVVTMEYVLGRLNFIVAEGRVQRCWLG, via the coding sequence ATGGGACCGCTGCCGAACCCGCATGACCGCAATCCGGACGACGACCTCGACGCCTATCGCGGCCTGACGCGTGAGGAGGCGGAGGCGCGGGCGCGGGAACGCGGATGGACCACGGTTCGTAGTCTGCCGCCCGGGACGGTGGTGACGATGGAGTACGTCCTCGGGCGGCTCAACTTCATCGTGGCCGAGGGCCGCGTGCAGCGGTGCTGGCTTGGCTGA
- a CDS encoding transglycosylase family protein, protein MWGAARLSRHVGGVRRIALARIRGPRAATAAAVLGACALLPLVTQSAVAAPAPAPRKPALHEPLRHASLLPQPAAQRPGAVRKDEVSGLLAPKAAPAAAPVDRSRPADPTAARTAPLAASGPAAAPRAATFTRQRSVWDDLAMCESSGDWQINTGNGYYGGLQFWQPTWEMFGGLKYARRPDLASPQHQIDIAEAVLRVQGWNAWPVCSRRIGRSGFQHLVHTVQPGETLAGIADSYGVDGGWEQVYDLNKSLIGSDPNHLEPGMVLTVN, encoded by the coding sequence GTGTGGGGTGCCGCGCGTCTCTCGCGCCACGTCGGCGGCGTCCGCCGGATCGCCCTCGCGCGGATCCGCGGCCCGCGCGCCGCCACCGCGGCCGCCGTGCTCGGCGCCTGCGCGCTGCTCCCGCTGGTGACGCAGTCCGCCGTCGCGGCCCCGGCCCCCGCCCCGCGGAAGCCCGCGCTCCACGAGCCGCTCCGCCACGCGTCGCTCCTCCCGCAGCCGGCCGCGCAGCGGCCCGGCGCCGTGCGGAAGGACGAGGTTTCCGGGCTCCTCGCCCCCAAGGCAGCCCCCGCGGCCGCCCCCGTCGACCGCTCCCGGCCGGCCGACCCGACCGCCGCCCGCACCGCTCCGCTCGCCGCCTCCGGTCCCGCCGCCGCACCGCGCGCGGCCACGTTCACCCGGCAGCGCTCGGTCTGGGACGACCTCGCGATGTGCGAGAGCAGCGGCGACTGGCAGATCAACACCGGCAACGGCTACTACGGCGGGCTCCAGTTCTGGCAGCCCACCTGGGAGATGTTCGGCGGCCTGAAGTACGCCCGCCGCCCCGACCTGGCCTCGCCGCAGCACCAGATCGACATCGCCGAGGCGGTGCTGCGGGTGCAGGGCTGGAACGCCTGGCCGGTGTGCTCGCGGCGGATCGGCCGCAGCGGCTTCCAGCACCTCGTGCACACCGTGCAGCCCGGTGAGACCCTCGCGGGGATCGCCGACTCCTACGGCGTGGACGGCGGCTGGGAGCAGGTGTACGACCTCAACAAGAGCCTGATCGGGTCCGACCCGAACCACTTGGAGCCGGGCATGGTCCTCACCGTCAACTGA